The following coding sequences are from one Shewanella eurypsychrophilus window:
- a CDS encoding cell division protein FtsQ/DivIB, giving the protein MSWSEVGSRWRVKLSEVDWYLCFGLMFFTLVVFGLSMAVWKLNIMLNDADALPIEAVAIKGERKYTSDEEIQVALQDLMKRSFFSADVNQVQEALEALPWVYQASVRREWPAKLKVFLIEQNAVAHWNGDAWLNSYGEVFDAPTNDDIGPLPKLAGPEGQSKVVLTTYGQVSELLEINGFNLNSLSLSPRHAWHGVLDNGILLELGREDKMARIQRFINVFPTLEKQVKTVAKVDLRYDTGLAVGWVNAQKRASK; this is encoded by the coding sequence GTGTCTTGGTCTGAAGTGGGTAGCCGTTGGAGAGTTAAGCTATCAGAGGTGGATTGGTACCTTTGTTTTGGCTTGATGTTTTTTACCTTGGTTGTTTTTGGTCTGTCCATGGCGGTTTGGAAGCTGAATATAATGCTCAACGATGCCGATGCCTTGCCTATTGAAGCCGTAGCAATAAAAGGTGAGCGAAAATATACCTCTGATGAGGAGATACAAGTAGCGCTACAGGACTTGATGAAGAGAAGTTTTTTTTCTGCAGATGTTAATCAGGTCCAAGAAGCTTTAGAGGCATTACCTTGGGTATATCAAGCTTCAGTGAGGCGAGAGTGGCCTGCAAAATTAAAAGTTTTTCTGATAGAGCAGAATGCTGTTGCTCATTGGAATGGTGATGCTTGGCTTAACAGCTACGGTGAGGTATTCGATGCTCCGACTAATGATGATATCGGACCTTTGCCTAAACTAGCCGGCCCTGAAGGTCAGTCTAAAGTTGTGTTAACGACTTATGGTCAAGTGAGTGAGTTATTAGAGATAAATGGCTTTAACTTAAATAGTTTAAGTTTAAGTCCGAGGCATGCTTGGCATGGGGTTCTAGACAATGGGATCTTGCTTGAGTTAGGCCGAGAAGACAAAATGGCAAGAATACAAAGGTTTATCAATGTATTTCCTACGTTAGAAAAGCAAGTAAAAACAGTTGCTAAAGTTGATTTACGCTACGACACCGGATTAGCCGTTGGTTGGGTAAACGCACAGAAGAGAGCCAGTAAATAA
- a CDS encoding peptidoglycan DD-metalloendopeptidase family protein, with protein MSVTVFIQGRNGATRWQPGKRWLLLPVLLIAAGTGLYQHNAKQFLQQQTKVDNERLAREEHKSELIELKGATESQLAMLVTHVARMQAKVTRLEALGQQVAQTNQLEDQFDFSSEVGVGGLSDLGASIELDQLILDMDKLVSRIDNNNAQLSILETVSSNLHIDEERYISGRPIRKGWLSSPYGLRNDPFNGRRTMHKGIDFAGKEGTNVVATAAGVITWAGKMFGYGELVEIDHGNGLRTRYGHNKSLSVAVGDVVAKGESIAQMGSTGRSTGPHVHYEVLRGGQQIDPQKFVYRKAS; from the coding sequence ATGAGTGTAACAGTTTTTATTCAAGGTAGAAATGGCGCCACAAGGTGGCAGCCAGGTAAACGTTGGCTACTTCTGCCCGTATTACTGATCGCAGCCGGAACCGGTCTGTATCAGCATAATGCCAAACAATTTCTACAGCAGCAGACTAAAGTTGATAATGAACGTCTTGCTCGTGAAGAGCACAAGAGCGAACTTATCGAGCTTAAAGGTGCGACAGAGTCACAACTCGCAATGTTAGTCACTCATGTAGCACGTATGCAGGCTAAAGTGACTCGTCTCGAAGCACTAGGTCAGCAAGTTGCTCAAACTAATCAACTAGAAGATCAATTTGATTTCTCTTCCGAAGTCGGTGTGGGCGGCCTAAGTGATTTGGGCGCCAGCATAGAACTCGATCAGCTTATTCTAGACATGGATAAGTTAGTATCACGAATAGATAATAATAATGCTCAGCTTTCAATACTTGAAACTGTCTCATCTAATCTCCATATAGATGAAGAGCGTTATATATCTGGGCGTCCTATCCGTAAAGGATGGTTGTCATCGCCCTACGGTTTACGAAATGATCCTTTTAACGGCCGAAGAACCATGCATAAAGGCATAGACTTCGCGGGTAAAGAGGGGACCAATGTGGTTGCAACAGCAGCTGGTGTGATCACATGGGCAGGAAAAATGTTTGGTTATGGCGAGTTAGTCGAAATAGACCATGGTAATGGTTTAAGAACTCGGTATGGTCATAATAAATCTCTGTCAGTAGCAGTAGGTGATGTCGTCGCCAAAGGCGAAAGTATTGCACAAATGGGGAGTACTGGTCGTTCGACTGGGCCTCATGTGCATTATGAAGTGTTGCGGGGTGGACAACAGATAGATCCGCAAAAGTTTGTCTACCGTAAAGCAAGTTAA
- the mutT gene encoding 8-oxo-dGTP diphosphatase MutT, whose product MTSLNPDKKIHVAVGVIINKSEQILLAKRPLNLHQGGKWEFPGGKVELNETTSEALIRELKEEVNLDVSASHPMMEIHHDYGDKQVFLDIHWVKNFSGIATGAEGQEVLWVEKDDLIKYEFPEANKAIITKILAE is encoded by the coding sequence ATGACGAGTCTAAACCCAGATAAAAAAATTCATGTTGCCGTTGGTGTGATAATAAATAAGAGTGAACAGATATTACTAGCCAAGCGCCCATTAAACCTTCACCAAGGAGGAAAGTGGGAGTTTCCAGGAGGTAAGGTTGAATTAAATGAAACGACCTCAGAAGCCTTAATAAGGGAGCTAAAAGAAGAAGTTAATTTAGATGTATCAGCTTCGCACCCAATGATGGAAATACATCACGATTATGGTGATAAACAGGTCTTTCTTGATATTCATTGGGTGAAGAACTTCTCAGGAATAGCCACAGGTGCAGAAGGTCAAGAAGTACTATGGGTAGAGAAAGATGACTTAATTAAATATGAATTCCCGGAAGCTAATAAAGCTATAATTACAAAAATATTAGCCGAATAA
- a CDS encoding DUF721 domain-containing protein, with product MKKPPQDLSQLLHQQGSFPSIAEKAELLMHLDCYVKHVLTGPVSQQLKVANLRQGVLVIETTTAAWAARINFQKAKILQQLQAETLPMLSAIEVKVNPGLFLYATKPKINHNEISKTAAEHIEALAEHTEGSLGLKLKRLAALASRPRKT from the coding sequence ATGAAAAAGCCCCCGCAGGACCTAAGCCAATTACTGCATCAGCAAGGGAGTTTCCCCAGTATTGCTGAGAAAGCAGAGTTACTAATGCACTTAGATTGCTACGTGAAGCACGTGCTGACTGGTCCAGTGTCACAGCAACTCAAAGTTGCCAATCTCCGTCAGGGTGTTCTTGTTATCGAAACGACAACTGCTGCATGGGCTGCAAGAATAAATTTCCAAAAAGCCAAAATTTTGCAACAGCTTCAAGCCGAAACGTTACCTATGCTGTCCGCTATCGAAGTTAAAGTCAACCCGGGTCTGTTTTTGTATGCAACCAAACCCAAAATTAATCACAATGAGATCAGTAAAACAGCTGCTGAACACATCGAAGCTTTAGCTGAGCATACAGAAGGGTCTTTAGGGCTTAAACTAAAACGGCTGGCTGCTTTAGCCAGCCGTCCAAGGAAAACTTAG
- the secA gene encoding preprotein translocase subunit SecA, with the protein MFGKILTKLFGSRNDRTLKSLGKIVTKINALEEGYEKLTDDELKGKTSVFRERLDAGETLDDVLPEAFAVVREASKRVFEMRHFDVQMLGGMVLDSNRIAEMRTGEGKTLTATLPAYLNGLTGKGVHVITVNDYLAGRDAENNRPLFEFLGLTVGINVAGLGQQEKKDAYNSDITYGTNNEFGFDYLRDNMAFSPQERVQRPLHYALIDEVDSILIDEARTPLIISGAAEDSSELYTKINTLIPHLIRQEKEDTEDEIGDGDYSIDEKAKQVHMTERGQEKVEVLLTERGMLAEGDSLYSAANISLLHHVNAALRAHTLFERDVDYIVQDNEVIIVDEHTGRTMPGRRWSEGLHQAVEAKEAVHIQNENQTLASITFQNFFRQYEKLAGMTGTADTEAFEFQHIYSLDTVVIPTNRPMVRKDHADLVFLTPDEKYEAIIEDIQGCRERGQPVLVGTVSIEQSELLARLMQREKIPHEVLNAKFHEREADIVAQAGRRGAVTIATNMAGRGTDIVLGGNWAIEVEALENPTAEQKAKIKADWQVRHDDVVSAGGLHILGTERHESRRIDNQLRGRSGRQGDAGSSRFYLSMEDSLMRIFASERVSSMMKKLGMEQGEAIEHPWVSRAIENAQRKVEARNFDIRKQLLEFDDVANDQRQVVYAQRNELMDAESIQDTIVNIQDDVVNELVNQYIPPQSVEELWDVAELEKRLEQEYALKMPIQEWLDKEDDLHEETLRERIVETWVSAYAAKEEMVGAQVLRQFEKAVMLQTLDGLWKEHLAAMDHLRQGIHLRGYAQKNPKQEYKRESFELFQQMLESLKHDVISVMSKVQVQAQSDVEEMEERRRQEEAKIRRDYQHAAAEALVGAEEAEALASHIPTVRDGAKVGRNDPCPCGSGRKYKQCHGKLS; encoded by the coding sequence ATGTTTGGTAAAATACTGACAAAATTATTTGGTAGTCGTAACGATCGCACACTTAAGTCTCTTGGCAAGATCGTCACTAAGATTAATGCTCTCGAAGAAGGCTATGAAAAGTTAACCGATGATGAGCTTAAAGGGAAAACGTCAGTTTTTCGTGAGCGCTTAGATGCTGGTGAGACATTAGATGATGTTTTACCTGAAGCATTTGCCGTCGTTCGTGAAGCATCAAAGCGTGTATTTGAGATGCGTCATTTCGATGTACAGATGCTAGGCGGCATGGTACTCGATAGTAATCGTATTGCTGAAATGCGTACAGGTGAGGGTAAAACACTTACCGCAACATTACCTGCATATTTGAATGGATTAACCGGTAAAGGCGTTCATGTTATTACAGTGAATGACTACCTTGCTGGCCGTGATGCTGAAAATAACCGTCCACTCTTTGAATTCCTTGGTTTGACGGTAGGTATTAACGTCGCAGGCCTCGGTCAACAAGAAAAGAAAGACGCATATAATTCAGATATCACCTACGGTACCAACAATGAGTTTGGTTTCGATTATCTACGCGATAATATGGCATTCTCTCCTCAAGAGCGTGTACAACGTCCACTTCATTACGCACTTATCGATGAGGTCGACTCGATTCTAATCGATGAAGCCAGAACACCGTTGATCATTTCAGGTGCTGCAGAAGATAGCTCTGAGCTCTACACTAAGATTAATACCTTAATCCCTCATCTAATTCGTCAAGAAAAAGAAGATACAGAGGACGAAATTGGTGATGGCGATTACTCAATTGACGAAAAAGCCAAACAAGTTCATATGACAGAACGTGGCCAGGAGAAGGTTGAAGTACTTCTTACTGAGCGTGGTATGTTAGCCGAAGGTGACTCGTTATATTCAGCAGCGAATATATCATTGTTGCACCACGTCAATGCAGCATTGCGTGCACATACTTTATTCGAGAGAGATGTCGACTATATTGTGCAAGATAATGAAGTGATCATTGTTGATGAGCACACCGGACGTACTATGCCTGGTCGTCGTTGGTCTGAAGGTTTACATCAAGCAGTTGAAGCTAAAGAAGCGGTTCACATTCAAAATGAAAACCAAACGTTAGCATCTATCACATTCCAGAACTTTTTCCGCCAATATGAAAAACTGGCCGGTATGACGGGTACTGCTGATACTGAAGCGTTCGAATTTCAACATATTTATAGTTTAGATACCGTCGTTATTCCAACTAACCGTCCAATGGTGCGTAAAGACCATGCTGATCTAGTGTTTCTTACGCCTGATGAAAAATACGAAGCTATCATCGAAGATATTCAAGGCTGCCGTGAACGTGGACAACCAGTTTTGGTTGGTACTGTCTCAATCGAGCAGTCTGAATTACTTGCTCGATTGATGCAGAGAGAAAAGATCCCTCATGAAGTGTTGAATGCCAAATTCCACGAACGTGAAGCCGATATCGTGGCACAAGCAGGTAGAAGAGGTGCCGTCACTATTGCTACTAACATGGCTGGTCGTGGTACTGATATCGTACTAGGTGGTAACTGGGCAATAGAAGTTGAAGCCTTAGAAAACCCGACAGCTGAACAAAAAGCTAAGATTAAGGCTGATTGGCAAGTACGTCATGATGATGTCGTGTCAGCAGGTGGATTACACATTCTTGGTACAGAGCGGCATGAGTCGCGTCGTATCGATAATCAGCTCCGTGGTCGTTCAGGTCGTCAAGGTGATGCAGGTTCATCACGTTTCTATCTGTCGATGGAAGATAGCTTGATGCGTATCTTTGCTTCTGAGCGAGTTTCTTCCATGATGAAGAAATTAGGCATGGAGCAAGGTGAAGCTATTGAACATCCGTGGGTCTCTCGTGCTATTGAGAATGCTCAACGTAAAGTAGAAGCACGTAACTTTGATATTCGTAAGCAATTACTAGAGTTTGATGATGTTGCTAACGATCAGCGTCAAGTTGTTTACGCTCAGCGTAATGAATTGATGGATGCTGAAAGTATTCAAGATACCATCGTTAATATTCAAGATGATGTTGTCAATGAATTAGTCAATCAATACATTCCTCCTCAATCTGTTGAAGAGTTGTGGGATGTTGCCGAGCTTGAAAAACGTTTAGAGCAAGAATACGCACTCAAGATGCCAATACAAGAGTGGCTTGATAAAGAAGATGACCTTCACGAAGAAACGTTACGTGAGCGAATTGTCGAAACATGGGTAAGTGCATACGCAGCGAAAGAAGAGATGGTCGGTGCACAAGTACTGCGTCAATTTGAAAAAGCGGTAATGTTACAAACTCTGGATGGGCTCTGGAAGGAGCATTTGGCAGCGATGGATCATCTTCGTCAGGGTATCCACTTACGTGGCTATGCGCAGAAGAATCCTAAGCAAGAATATAAACGTGAATCTTTTGAGTTGTTTCAGCAGATGTTGGAAAGCTTAAAGCATGACGTGATCAGTGTGATGTCTAAGGTACAAGTACAAGCACAGTCAGATGTTGAAGAGATGGAAGAGCGTCGTAGACAAGAAGAAGCTAAGATCCGTAGAGATTACCAGCATGCAGCTGCGGAAGCTTTAGTTGGTGCCGAAGAAGCAGAGGCGTTAGCTTCTCATATACCAACAGTACGAGACGGTGCTAAAGTTGGGCGGAACGATCCATGTCCATGTGGCTCTGGCCGCAAGTACAAGCAGTGCCACGGTAAGCTATCTTAA
- the ftsA gene encoding cell division protein FtsA yields the protein MTKNQDRNLIVALDIGTSKVAVIIGEVLPDGEISVIGLGTHQSRGMDKGGVNDLDSIVRSVQRALDQAELMADCQVSSVYLGISGKHIACQNENGMVSINDEEVTQDDVDNVIHTARSVKIPTERRILHVLPQEYAIDVQDGIKSPIGMSGMRMEAKVHIVTCANDMAKNITKSVERCGLKVDDLVFSAIASADSVLTNDEKDLGVCLVDIGGGTTDITVYTNSALRHCAVIPVAGNQVTNDIAKIFRTPLSHAEQIKVQYASARSSMVSREDSIEVPSVGGRPSRSMSRHTLAEVVEPRYQELFELVLKELRNSGLEDQIAAGIVLTGGTSSIEGAVDVAEATFGMPVRVASPLPVKGLFEYVDQPIYSTGLGLLHYGARRVVERQFERPERQGVTSLWNRVQSWFKGEF from the coding sequence ATGACCAAGAATCAAGATAGAAATCTGATCGTTGCATTGGACATAGGAACGTCAAAAGTTGCTGTGATTATCGGTGAAGTGCTACCAGATGGTGAGATCAGTGTCATTGGTTTGGGTACCCATCAATCCAGAGGTATGGATAAAGGTGGAGTGAACGATCTTGACTCAATTGTGCGCAGTGTGCAGCGTGCCCTAGATCAGGCTGAATTGATGGCTGATTGCCAGGTTTCGTCGGTGTACTTAGGGATCTCTGGTAAGCACATAGCCTGTCAAAATGAAAATGGCATGGTCTCTATCAATGATGAAGAAGTGACACAAGATGATGTTGATAATGTTATTCATACGGCGCGTTCGGTAAAGATACCGACGGAACGTCGTATCTTACATGTGCTACCACAAGAATATGCGATTGATGTTCAGGATGGTATTAAGAGTCCTATTGGTATGTCAGGTATGCGCATGGAGGCTAAGGTCCATATCGTTACTTGTGCCAATGATATGGCAAAAAATATCACCAAAAGTGTCGAACGCTGTGGTTTAAAAGTTGATGACCTTGTGTTTTCCGCCATTGCATCTGCGGACTCAGTGTTAACCAATGATGAAAAAGATTTAGGTGTTTGCTTAGTTGATATTGGTGGTGGGACGACAGATATCACCGTTTATACCAATAGTGCCTTGAGACATTGTGCTGTGATACCTGTTGCTGGTAACCAAGTGACTAATGATATCGCTAAAATATTCCGCACACCTTTGTCTCATGCAGAACAAATTAAGGTTCAGTACGCGAGTGCTCGCAGCTCAATGGTGAGTCGTGAAGACAGTATCGAGGTGCCCTCAGTTGGAGGACGCCCCTCAAGGAGTATGTCGAGACATACTTTAGCTGAAGTCGTTGAACCAAGATATCAAGAGTTGTTTGAGCTAGTACTGAAAGAGTTAAGAAACTCTGGTCTAGAGGACCAGATTGCAGCTGGTATCGTCCTTACTGGTGGAACATCTTCCATCGAAGGGGCAGTGGACGTGGCTGAGGCCACATTCGGTATGCCAGTGAGAGTAGCATCCCCATTACCTGTAAAAGGCTTATTTGAATATGTTGATCAGCCAATATATTCCACAGGACTTGGATTGTTACACTATGGAGCAAGAAGGGTGGTCGAACGTCAGTTTGAGCGTCCAGAACGACAAGGGGTTACCAGTCTTTGGAATCGGGTTCAAAGCTGGTTTAAAGGTGAGTTTTAA
- the yacG gene encoding DNA gyrase inhibitor YacG, with the protein MPLTVKCPTCQNDVVWSAESKFKPFCSDRCKLIDLGDWASEKHVIPVKSEFDPEELDSLGYDEEDFFKKD; encoded by the coding sequence ATGCCATTAACAGTAAAATGCCCAACATGTCAGAATGATGTAGTGTGGAGTGCTGAATCCAAATTTAAGCCTTTTTGTAGTGACCGCTGCAAACTGATAGATCTCGGCGACTGGGCAAGCGAAAAGCATGTTATACCGGTAAAGTCTGAATTTGATCCTGAAGAACTAGATAGCTTAGGTTACGATGAAGAAGACTTCTTTAAAAAGGATTAG
- the murC gene encoding UDP-N-acetylmuramate--L-alanine ligase produces the protein MNKSKEKYSQLRSIIPEMRRVKHIYFVGIGGAGMGGIAEVLVNEGYRLSGSDIAENTVTERLSSLGVQIHIGHKAEQVNGADVVVVSTAIQADNPELIAATDLRIPVVQRAEMLAELMRYRHGVAVAGTHGKTTTTSLIASVYGQADRDPTFVIGGLLNSAGTNARLGSSRYLIAEADESDASFLHLQPMVSVVTNIEADHMDTYGGDFEKLKSTFIDFLHNLPFYGVAVMCIDDPVIRELLPTVGRKIVTYGFSEDADIRALDFEQRGYSSHFTLRREGVEDIAVMVNLPGEHNVLNALAAIAVATEDEIEDDAIVRALAEFQGIARRFQQLGNFNTSKGDIMLVDDYGHHPSEVAATIKAAKLGWPDKRLVMIYQPHRYSRTRDLYEDFVEVLSQVDCLILLDVYAAGEAPVPGADSRALCRSIRQRGQLDPIFVAGTEQLINLLPDVLQNGDLLMTQGAGNIGTLSKLLAQTKLGFDS, from the coding sequence ATGAATAAGAGCAAAGAGAAATACTCACAATTAAGAAGCATCATTCCTGAGATGAGACGGGTTAAGCATATCTATTTTGTCGGGATTGGCGGTGCGGGTATGGGTGGTATTGCTGAGGTTCTAGTTAATGAGGGCTATCGTTTATCTGGTTCTGATATTGCTGAAAACACAGTGACAGAAAGACTGAGCTCTTTAGGTGTTCAAATTCATATCGGACATAAAGCTGAACAAGTTAATGGAGCCGATGTGGTCGTCGTCTCCACCGCTATCCAGGCTGATAACCCTGAATTGATTGCGGCTACAGACTTAAGAATTCCAGTGGTTCAGCGAGCTGAAATGTTGGCTGAGTTGATGCGTTATCGCCATGGGGTAGCTGTTGCGGGGACACATGGTAAGACGACGACAACTAGCCTTATTGCAAGTGTATATGGTCAAGCAGATCGAGATCCTACTTTTGTAATTGGTGGTCTGCTGAATAGTGCCGGCACTAATGCAAGGTTGGGTAGTAGTCGTTACCTCATTGCTGAAGCGGACGAGAGTGATGCGAGTTTCTTGCATCTGCAGCCTATGGTGAGTGTAGTGACTAACATCGAAGCTGATCATATGGATACCTACGGCGGTGATTTTGAGAAATTAAAATCGACCTTTATCGATTTTTTACATAATTTGCCGTTTTATGGCGTGGCTGTTATGTGCATTGATGATCCAGTCATTCGTGAGTTGTTACCAACAGTAGGTCGAAAAATTGTGACTTATGGTTTCAGTGAAGATGCCGATATTCGTGCGCTTGATTTTGAGCAGAGGGGCTACAGTAGCCATTTTACCCTTAGACGCGAAGGTGTTGAAGATATAGCTGTCATGGTGAACTTACCTGGTGAGCATAACGTGCTTAATGCACTTGCCGCGATTGCTGTAGCCACAGAAGATGAGATTGAAGATGATGCGATAGTGCGCGCCTTAGCAGAGTTTCAAGGCATTGCACGTCGTTTTCAACAGTTAGGCAACTTTAATACTTCCAAAGGTGACATCATGTTGGTCGATGATTATGGTCATCATCCAAGTGAAGTGGCAGCAACGATTAAAGCGGCTAAGTTGGGTTGGCCTGATAAGCGACTTGTCATGATATATCAGCCTCATAGATATAGCAGAACGCGTGATCTCTATGAAGATTTTGTCGAGGTGTTATCTCAGGTTGATTGTTTAATTTTACTCGATGTATATGCTGCTGGCGAAGCGCCTGTACCTGGTGCGGATAGTCGGGCATTATGTCGCTCCATTCGTCAGCGTGGCCAGCTTGATCCAATTTTTGTGGCGGGTACCGAACAGTTGATCAATCTATTGCCTGATGTACTTCAGAATGGCGATCTATTAATGACCCAAGGCGCTGGAAATATTGGAACGTTATCAAAATTACTCGCGCAGACGAAACTTGGTTTTGATAGCTAA
- the ftsZ gene encoding cell division protein FtsZ, with protein sequence MFEIMDSHSDEAVIKVIGVGGGGGNAIEHMVKHNIEGVEFIATNTDAQALRKSAAGSTIQLGRDVTKGLGAGANPEIGRLAAEEDRENIRNAIKGSDMIFIAAGMGGGTGTGAAPVVAEIAKEEGILTVAVVTKPFPFEGKKRMAYAEQGIEQLAKHVDSLITIPNEKLLKVLGRGTSLLDAFAAANNVLLGAVQGIAELITRPGLINVDFADVKTVMSEMGNAMMGTGVASGEDRAEEAAEAAVASPLLEDIDLAGARGVLVNITAGMDMSIEEFETVGNHVKAYASDNATVVVGAVIDPEMSDELRVTVVATGIGAEKKPDIQLVSKPAIRPEPVVTPEIKLEPQTEELVHPMVSGNAAPAVQAVQSPAPKNETDYLDIPAFLRKQAD encoded by the coding sequence ATGTTTGAGATCATGGATAGTCATAGTGATGAAGCGGTGATTAAGGTCATCGGTGTCGGTGGCGGTGGTGGAAATGCAATAGAGCATATGGTGAAACACAACATCGAAGGTGTTGAGTTCATAGCGACAAATACCGATGCACAGGCATTGAGAAAATCGGCAGCGGGTTCAACGATTCAATTGGGTCGTGACGTAACTAAGGGTCTAGGTGCTGGAGCAAACCCTGAGATTGGTCGCCTTGCTGCTGAAGAAGATAGAGAAAATATCAGAAATGCCATTAAAGGTTCTGATATGATTTTTATTGCAGCGGGTATGGGTGGTGGTACAGGTACTGGAGCCGCACCTGTTGTTGCTGAAATAGCTAAAGAAGAAGGTATTCTAACCGTTGCCGTAGTGACTAAGCCGTTTCCTTTTGAAGGCAAAAAACGTATGGCTTATGCGGAGCAGGGTATCGAGCAACTGGCAAAGCATGTTGACTCTTTGATAACGATTCCTAATGAAAAATTATTAAAAGTTCTAGGCCGCGGAACGTCACTATTGGATGCATTTGCAGCTGCAAATAATGTACTGCTGGGTGCTGTTCAAGGTATTGCTGAGCTTATTACGCGTCCAGGTCTCATTAACGTCGATTTCGCCGATGTTAAAACGGTGATGTCTGAGATGGGTAATGCCATGATGGGTACTGGTGTTGCCAGTGGCGAAGACCGTGCTGAAGAAGCGGCAGAAGCTGCAGTTGCGAGTCCCTTGCTTGAGGATATCGATTTGGCTGGCGCACGTGGTGTGCTTGTTAATATTACCGCCGGTATGGATATGAGCATCGAAGAGTTTGAGACAGTAGGTAATCATGTAAAAGCATACGCCTCAGATAACGCAACAGTAGTCGTGGGTGCTGTTATTGATCCTGAAATGAGTGACGAGTTACGTGTTACGGTTGTTGCTACAGGTATCGGAGCAGAGAAGAAACCAGACATTCAATTAGTGTCTAAGCCCGCTATTCGTCCAGAGCCAGTGGTTACACCTGAAATCAAATTGGAACCACAAACTGAAGAATTAGTTCATCCGATGGTGAGTGGTAATGCAGCCCCTGCAGTACAGGCTGTTCAGTCACCAGCACCTAAGAATGAAACGGACTATTTAGACATCCCAGCTTTCTTACGTAAACAGGCAGACTGA
- the lpxC gene encoding UDP-3-O-acyl-N-acetylglucosamine deacetylase has translation MIFQRTVKEMVKTTGVGLHSGNKVTLSIKPAPVNSGIVLVRTDLEPAVSIPAKAELVRETTMCTALVNDDGVRISTIEHLFAALAGLGIDNAIIEVDAPEIPIMDGSASPFVFLLQSVGIQEQTAAKKYVRITKTIRVEDGDKWAELKPYKGFKINFTIDFDHPEIARSQQHMEMDFSSSAFIRDISRARTFGFMRDIEYLRANNLALGGSMENAVVLDEYKVLNPDGLRYEDEFVKHKILDAFGDLYVAGYAIVGEFCAYKTGHALNNQLVRALLAQQDAWELVSFEKEEEAPVSFSVPSSAVFA, from the coding sequence ATGATTTTTCAAAGAACTGTTAAAGAAATGGTAAAAACTACCGGCGTCGGATTGCATTCCGGCAATAAGGTAACTTTGAGTATCAAGCCTGCGCCAGTAAATTCAGGTATCGTATTAGTGAGAACAGACTTGGAGCCTGCAGTTTCGATCCCTGCCAAGGCTGAACTTGTCCGTGAAACCACTATGTGTACGGCCCTAGTGAATGATGATGGTGTTCGTATTTCGACAATTGAGCACCTTTTTGCTGCACTTGCTGGATTAGGTATCGATAATGCGATTATCGAAGTCGATGCACCAGAAATTCCAATTATGGATGGCAGTGCCAGCCCATTTGTTTTTCTATTACAATCGGTTGGAATTCAAGAGCAGACGGCAGCAAAAAAATACGTAAGAATTACTAAAACCATACGCGTTGAAGACGGTGATAAGTGGGCAGAATTAAAACCTTATAAAGGTTTTAAGATCAACTTCACAATTGATTTTGATCATCCTGAAATTGCCCGTAGTCAGCAACATATGGAAATGGACTTTTCTTCTTCTGCTTTTATTCGTGATATTAGTCGTGCTAGAACATTTGGTTTTATGCGTGATATCGAATATTTACGTGCCAACAACTTAGCGTTGGGCGGAAGTATGGAAAATGCCGTAGTGCTTGACGAATATAAAGTTCTTAACCCCGATGGCCTGCGTTATGAGGACGAATTCGTTAAGCACAAAATATTAGATGCCTTTGGAGACTTATACGTTGCAGGATATGCCATTGTTGGCGAGTTCTGTGCGTATAAAACTGGACATGCATTAAACAATCAATTAGTTAGAGCTCTACTTGCCCAGCAAGATGCTTGGGAGTTAGTCAGCTTTGAGAAAGAAGAAGAGGCACCTGTGAGTTTTTCTGTTCCAAGCAGTGCCGTATTCGCTTAA